A single window of Sporosarcina sp. FSL W7-1349 DNA harbors:
- a CDS encoding efflux RND transporter periplasmic adaptor subunit, which yields MNRTMNFFVAIAVSAFLACNLYLLYSSKSVIPKTIYVSQSERMTSGEHSEKLAKEGLVAPAEVYTVYVSDDEVVDTWEVKEGDYVYPGDEIATLQTVRAEGQRVVWEAEREALMTQKAAVLSLMNSLESERDSAQSDSSSNVRRSDSTREGNEDASVEVGWNVDVQVDVKQDGSYAQAIAAADQELADIERQLVVVETQLAQNPSHPALVSPVEGVVSHVIRTGSTIAVDIYSSQKVVVTYATNQEWKRIEQGDRVMLQGGDLGTAVVGNVLSVAQTPANPDRWLDAYQALDPKEVKNPLAYYEVRILAETDLESTPFGVNMNAIVLVNEAPDSIAVKDRWLVDKLNDQAATWVIDKEGFATKVEVTTPFSWKNNAVVTQGLQIGDVVVSAEPLRKYEGEPRIFLPMPSDFPTKSEWKAFGWRNYVEYMILKR from the coding sequence ATGAACAGAACGATGAATTTTTTCGTCGCAATCGCCGTCAGTGCATTTTTGGCATGCAATCTGTATTTGCTCTATTCCTCGAAAAGTGTCATTCCGAAAACGATCTACGTCAGCCAATCCGAACGAATGACGAGCGGGGAGCATAGTGAGAAACTGGCGAAGGAGGGACTGGTCGCTCCTGCGGAAGTGTACACCGTCTATGTCAGCGATGACGAAGTGGTTGACACATGGGAAGTGAAGGAAGGCGACTATGTCTATCCGGGCGATGAAATTGCAACATTGCAAACTGTCCGGGCGGAAGGTCAGCGCGTTGTCTGGGAAGCAGAACGGGAAGCGCTCATGACGCAAAAGGCAGCCGTACTTAGCTTAATGAATTCACTCGAATCGGAACGTGATTCGGCACAATCCGACAGCTCGTCCAATGTCCGCAGATCGGACAGCACCCGGGAGGGCAATGAGGACGCAAGTGTCGAAGTAGGTTGGAATGTCGATGTGCAAGTCGATGTCAAACAGGACGGCTCTTACGCACAAGCCATCGCCGCGGCGGATCAGGAATTGGCGGATATCGAAAGGCAACTTGTCGTCGTGGAGACGCAGCTTGCGCAAAATCCGTCCCATCCAGCGCTAGTCAGCCCGGTGGAAGGGGTCGTCTCCCATGTGATTCGGACCGGTTCCACAATTGCGGTCGATATTTACAGCTCACAAAAAGTGGTCGTCACCTATGCAACTAATCAGGAATGGAAACGGATCGAGCAGGGCGACCGGGTGATGCTCCAAGGAGGCGACCTCGGAACTGCGGTGGTTGGCAACGTCCTATCCGTAGCGCAAACGCCAGCCAATCCGGATCGTTGGCTGGATGCCTACCAAGCACTCGATCCCAAAGAAGTGAAAAATCCGCTCGCTTACTACGAAGTGCGGATTTTGGCCGAAACGGATTTGGAATCGACGCCGTTCGGGGTCAATATGAATGCAATCGTCCTAGTAAATGAAGCACCGGATTCCATCGCCGTGAAAGATAGATGGCTCGTGGACAAGCTGAACGACCAAGCGGCCACCTGGGTGATTGACAAGGAAGGCTTCGCTACAAAAGTGGAAGTCACGACACCGTTCAGTTGGAAAAACAATGCCGTCGTGACGCAAGGTCTCCAAATAGGGGATGTCGTCGTGTCCGCCGAGCCACTCCGGAAGTACGAGGGCGAACCGCGTATCTTCCTGCCGATGCCGTCCGATTTCCCAACCAAATCAGAATGGAAAGCATTCGGCTGGCGGAATTATGTCGAGTATATGATTCTCAAACGGTAA
- a CDS encoding RloB family protein: MLLITEGMNTEKDYFSSIKDHIQERFKSNLIIDKIDIDLEGTGRGTMEVVKYALKAKNRNTYSDVWVVFDRDDFTDFDEAIQRASDEGLSVAWSNRSFELWFLLHFQNVTSPMDNRMLTDRLSSHLQQHGIIDKAYSKSHKVLYNDLKSFLSDALVRCEKLMEQYEKDRIIVPSKMDPATTVHQLIKKLLPYID, encoded by the coding sequence ATGCTTCTGATTACGGAGGGGATGAATACAGAAAAAGATTATTTTTCCTCCATCAAAGACCATATCCAAGAACGGTTCAAGAGTAATTTGATCATCGACAAAATTGATATTGACCTTGAGGGAACTGGCCGTGGAACGATGGAAGTCGTTAAGTATGCGCTTAAAGCGAAAAACCGAAATACGTACAGTGATGTTTGGGTGGTATTTGATCGGGATGATTTCACCGATTTCGACGAGGCCATTCAAAGGGCATCAGATGAGGGGCTTTCGGTTGCATGGTCAAATCGAAGCTTCGAACTTTGGTTTCTTCTTCATTTTCAGAATGTAACTTCGCCAATGGACAATCGAATGTTGACCGATCGTCTATCTTCTCATTTACAACAGCATGGCATTATTGATAAAGCATATTCTAAGAGTCATAAAGTTTTATATAATGACTTAAAATCATTTCTCTCTGACGCGCTTGTGAGATGCGAAAAGTTAATGGAACAGTACGAGAAGGATAGAATTATAGTGCCATCTAAAATGGATCCTGCCACGACAGTTCATCAGTTAATTAAAAAATTGCTCCCTTATATTGACTGA
- a CDS encoding polysaccharide deacetylase family protein: protein MKEKMWAICFAFVINFVFGTMTGEAAETKQDRHVGLHDRLLPIEDVRVIDNNTKVPLTDIAKYLYLPLSEEGGAMHIRKRGIDISYEYKTKRTTKDGVEQKGAPITEVDGKLYITVTYIAKELGFKIEYFPKWKTLRIYRDDYPHMSHTDYEKQIQSWLNQKPAAKANVYLTFDDGPNQYTTLNTATLEKYNVQGTFFFLGKHMKNNEKIVKATAAGAHYIGTHSMTHDKTKVYKSTKSFMAEMNEGSHLIKKMTGHQAKLIRVPYGSKPHVTLAMRTELIKHGYKMWDWDVDSNDWKYTDKQTDVIVKNVQTGVEKAYKSGDRDIIILMHDRSQSAKALPAIIEWLQGQGYVIKKYEPDHHVVQNFHKDVQL from the coding sequence ATGAAAGAAAAAATGTGGGCCATCTGTTTCGCCTTCGTCATCAATTTCGTGTTCGGGACAATGACAGGCGAGGCGGCAGAAACGAAACAAGACCGCCATGTCGGACTGCATGATCGGCTTCTGCCGATCGAAGACGTACGCGTCATCGACAACAATACGAAAGTCCCGCTGACGGATATCGCAAAGTACTTGTATTTGCCACTTTCCGAAGAGGGCGGCGCCATGCATATCCGCAAACGGGGCATCGATATCAGTTACGAGTACAAGACGAAGCGGACGACGAAGGACGGAGTAGAGCAAAAAGGAGCACCGATCACCGAAGTCGACGGCAAGTTGTACATCACCGTCACCTATATTGCCAAAGAGCTCGGCTTCAAAATCGAGTACTTCCCGAAATGGAAAACGCTCCGCATCTACCGGGACGACTACCCACACATGTCCCACACGGACTACGAAAAACAAATCCAATCTTGGTTGAATCAAAAACCGGCTGCAAAAGCGAACGTCTACCTGACCTTCGACGACGGACCGAACCAATACACGACCCTCAACACCGCAACACTCGAAAAATACAACGTCCAAGGAACCTTCTTCTTCCTCGGCAAACATATGAAAAACAACGAAAAAATCGTCAAAGCGACTGCGGCAGGTGCCCATTACATCGGCACGCACAGCATGACCCATGACAAAACCAAAGTCTACAAATCAACCAAAAGCTTCATGGCAGAAATGAACGAAGGATCTCATCTTATTAAGAAGATGACCGGCCACCAAGCCAAACTTATCCGCGTCCCATACGGCAGCAAACCACACGTCACCCTGGCCATGCGCACGGAACTCATCAAACACGGCTACAAAATGTGGGACTGGGACGTCGACTCAAACGACTGGAAATACACCGACAAACAAACCGACGTCATCGTCAAAAACGTCCAAACGGGTGTCGAAAAAGCCTACAAATCCGGCGACCGCGACATCATCATCCTGATGCACGACCGCAGCCAATCCGCCAAAGCCCTACCCGCTATTATTGAGTGGCTTCAAGGGCAGGGGTATGTGATCAAGAAATATGAACCAGATCATCATGTGGTGCAGAATTTTCATAAGGATGTTCAGTTGTAA
- a CDS encoding 3'-5' exonuclease, whose protein sequence is MTKASRRAIDLLEKKPLQQNWGARRAARDKKYTNSPVLAKDYVVLDFETTGLRAGADRIIQIGAIKYKDHEQVDMLNTFINPQRHISDFITNLTGISNEKVASAPTIEKKVPDLLEFIEDLPIVAHNASFDMGFLYALDSIEGVEIPQYRVIDTVKLARKTITQTPNHKLTTLTQFLQLEHDAHDAIGDCLATAAIYQYCYSRTV, encoded by the coding sequence ATGACCAAAGCAAGCCGACGTGCCATTGATTTATTAGAAAAAAAGCCATTACAGCAAAACTGGGGGGCCAGGAGAGCGGCGAGGGATAAAAAATATACGAACTCGCCCGTTTTGGCAAAAGATTATGTCGTCCTTGATTTCGAAACAACGGGCCTGCGAGCGGGAGCCGACCGGATCATCCAGATCGGGGCCATCAAATATAAGGACCACGAACAAGTCGACATGCTCAATACCTTCATCAACCCGCAGCGCCATATTTCCGATTTCATCACCAATTTAACAGGCATTTCCAATGAAAAGGTGGCATCCGCCCCGACAATTGAAAAGAAGGTCCCGGATTTATTGGAATTTATAGAAGACTTGCCGATCGTCGCTCATAATGCTTCGTTCGATATGGGCTTCCTGTACGCGCTCGACAGCATCGAGGGTGTCGAAATCCCGCAGTACAGAGTGATCGACACGGTCAAACTTGCCCGGAAGACAATCACGCAAACACCGAATCATAAACTGACGACGCTGACCCAATTCCTCCAACTGGAACATGACGCACACGACGCCATCGGAGATTGCCTGGCGACGGCCGCCATCTATCAATATTGCTATAGCCGAACTGTCTAA